One genomic region from Uloborus diversus isolate 005 chromosome 2, Udiv.v.3.1, whole genome shotgun sequence encodes:
- the LOC129216539 gene encoding uncharacterized protein LOC129216539, with amino-acid sequence MAKITALNRQKGALKTQVTKLGLFFEDKEWTFSKIELDIKLKALKRIQESASELRSQYYQLIEKDEDLPPIEKDLDELELKTEELEVRIYTFLSTHEENNSTNESKNNALVRLPELSISKFAGKIEEWNNFKMQFNSIINSNNQLSDVHKLQYLQSCLVGEAKHLMSAEDTYDSLFKALEERYENERIIVETHVNSILKYSKIQQQSTKELRHLIDTINKNIRALQVLKYERNYLSDILLINIILEKLDIESRKQFELNASSKEVPKLEELLSFLEKRCQVLDNVSRNVYHKTSKNVSEQKFNSKSLMINSDKNLCILCSSPDHAIFKCITAYCTKSERLRNPHLQSLDTIEKLQFPDNAPDNGSPAVQDVRTFAGYTPSAERNVILSTALVSVLDASGNPVIGRALLDCGSQSSFTTAAFADLLNLRKERITDVIPSYVISTKNMTLPPGVILADPGFGTPNKIDLLIGAELFWEIIKTGQFRTPSPDLRFQETVFGYIATGTSTSASEFKFCGFVKGLDSLEQSIQKFWNIENVEDDKRIISDEAKFCEEYFTSTYNRDNDGRFIVSMPLKEEPSCLGDSRTNAERRLESLWKQLKNKPTMMQLYQNFMQEYEDLNHMEVISDEDIKEKSYYLPHHGVYKPENQTTPLRVVFNASAATTSGKSLNDILLKGDVREDIFDIMVRFRKHKYAFIADIKKMYRQIGIHPSQQNLQRILWKKTAEDPVLTFKLKTVTYGTSSAPYLAIRTLQQLAYDEASKFPLASAVTLSDFYMDDVVSGASTIKEFEEVQKQLLEMFKTSGMFFHKWSSNVSNSIFNSAGENHSFDEKSENEKKALGINWNPTEDKFSFKVSLKPRISYTKRDVLSDIAKLYDPLGLIGPIICKAKIFMQRLWLLRLKWEDKLPDSIATEWRNFVISLKEIENIKVQRYLENEDGDTLKLHGFADASEAAYGATIYLQSISESHEVSSHLICSKSRVAPLKKMSIARLELSACHLLAELTQKTLKSLKMNIKEVILWSDSTIALAWIKTPSHQLKTYVGNRVSTIQQITEAYHWKHVASEQNPSDLISRGASSSQLSSLWFKGPEFLQQDMSEEKMTETSTNYLDSNTYEIELKKNICLTLTKDTSFIETVLNISNSFSTIIRTLCFIFRFAKGRSSSKGQISIQELEQSTKFLIKSVQEVEFTEEIELLKKNESVARKSKLKFLNPFLDKDSILRVGGRLNNSNLNFDHKHPIILPKSHKLTSIIFEYFHKKYLHLGPQSLLHHVRMQYWPINGKSTARKIVHECITCFKNKPVTAQQIMGNLPSERTNPNFTFNVAGVDFCGPFEIKYKNQRKGIYSKIYLALFICLATKAIHIELVTELTSEAFIAALKRFFARRGKSSTIMSDNAANFKGADSELKRWLSLVTKQNSSFSNYLTSESVIWKFIPPNSPNFGGLWEAGVKSVKYHLKRNLNNVRLTIEEFLTIVIQIEGILNSRPLTPLPSDSNEYEVLTPDHFLIGRPINAIPEPQLIDTNENHLSRWQKLTRYSQLIWKSWQRDYLNHLQNRTKWCFKQGNIPIGTMVLLKDDNLPPGKWTLGRIIQTTPGSDGNIRVVKVKTSSNIYTRGISKICVLPGQKEC; translated from the exons ATGGCGAAAATAACTGCCTTAAACCGCCAAAAGGGCGCACTAAAAACGCAAGTAACTAAATTAGGACTATTCTTCGAGGACAAAgaatggacattttcaaaaattgaactgGATATTAAACTTAAAGCCTTGAAAAGAATTCAAGAAAGTGCTTCAGAATTGCGTTCTCAGTATTATCAGCTAATTGAAAAAGATGAAGATTTGCCTCCAATTGAAAAGGATCTCGATGAATTAGAATTGAAAACTGAAGAATTAGAGGTAAGAATTTATACATTTCTTTCAACGcatgaagaaaataattctacCAATGAAAGTAAAAACAATGCATTAGTTAGATTACCGGAACTTTCGATTTCAAAGTTCGCAGGTAAAATTGAAGAATGgaacaattttaaaatgcaattcaatagTATAATTAATAGTAACAACCAATTATCAGATGTAcacaaacttcaatatttacaATCTTGCTTAGTCGGTGAAGCAAAACATTTAATGTCAGCAGAAGACACTTACGACTCATTATTTAAAGCTTTAGAAGAAAGATATGAAAACGAAAGAATAATTGTAGAAACACACGTAAATTCTATTCTTAAGTATTCTAAAATTCAGCAACAATCTACTAAAGAACTTAGACATCTAATTGAcactattaataaaaatattcgtgCCCTTCAAGTCCTCAAATATGAGAGAAATTatttaagtgatattttattgataaatatcATCTTAGAAAAACTAGACATAGAATCTCGCAAGCAATTTGAGCTAAACGCAAGCTCCAAAGAAGTTCCGAAATTGGAAGAGCTTctatcatttttagaaaaaaggtgTCAAGTTTTGGACAATGTATCGAGGAATGTTTATCATAAAACCTCAAAAAATGTGtcagaacaaaaatttaactcaaaatcgTTAATGATAAATAGTGAtaaaaatttgtgcattttatGTTCATCTCCCGATCATGCAATATTTAAAT GCATAACAGCTTATTGCACAAAGTCAGAGAGACTACGAAACCCACACCTCCAGTCTTTGGATACAATTGAAAAATTGCAGTTCCCAGACAATGCCCCTGACAATGGTTCTCCCGCTGTCCAAGACGTTAGGACTTTCGCTGGCTATACTCCCTCAGCAGAGCGAAATGTGATTTTGTCAACTGCACTTGTTTCAGTTTTAGATGCTTCTGGAAATCCAGTTATTGGACGTGCTCTCCTAGATTGTGGTTCCCAAAGCAGCTTCACTACAGCTGCATTCGCTGATTTATTGAATTTAAGGAAAGAAAG AATTACTGATGTCATCCCATCCTATGtcataagtacaaaaaatatgaCATTGCCTCCAGGCGTAATCCTAGCAGATCCGGGTTTTGGCACtccaaataaaattgatttattaattggCGCAGAGTTGTTTTGGGAAATCATAAAAACTGGACAATTTCGAACCCCTTCACCGGATTTAAGATTTCAAGAGACAGTTTTTGGCTATATAGCTACTGGAACAAGCACAAGCGCATccgaatttaaattttgtggTTTTGTTAAAGGTTTGGACTCTCTTGAACAAAGTATTCAGAAATTTTGGAACATTGAAAACGTGGAAGACGATAAACGCATCATTAGCGATGAAGCGAAATTTTGCGAAGAATATTTTACGTCAACGTATAATCGAGATAATGACGGTAGATTCATTGTTTCTATGCCTCTTAAAGAAGAACCTTCCTGCTTAGGAGATTCCAGAACAAATGCAGAACGAAGACTTGAAAGCCTTTGGAAGCAATTGAAAAACAAACCAACAATGATGCAATTATATCAAAACTTCATGCAAGAATACGAAGATTTAAATCACATGGAAGTTATCTCAGAtgaagatatcaaagaaaaatctTATTATCTGCCGCATCACGGAGTATATAAACCAGAAAATCAGACAACTCCATTACGTGTCGTCTTCAACGCATCGGCCGCAACAACTTCTGGAAAATCCCTTAACGATATTTTATTGAAAGGTGACGTCCGAGAAGATATTTTTGACATAATGGTCAGATTTCGCAAACATAAATACGCATTCATAGCCGATATTAAGAAGATGTACAGGCAAATTGGAATTCATCCATCTcagcaaaatctccaaagaattTTGTGGAAAAAGACGGCAGAAGACCCTGTTCTCACATTTAAGTTAAAGACTGTAACATACGGGACATCAAGTGCCCCTTATTTAGCTATTAGAACACTTCAACAACTTGCATATGATGAAGCATCAAAATTTCCTCTTGCGTCTGCTGTAACTCTAAGTGATTTCTATATGGATGATGTGGTATCAGGAGCCTCAACCATTAAGGAATTTGAAGAGGTCCAAAAACAActtttggaaatgtttaaaaCCAGTGGCATGTTTTTTCATAAATGGAGCTCAAATGTCAGCAATTCCATTTTTAATTCGGCTGGAGAAAATCATAGTTTTGACGAGAAAtcggaaaatgagaaaaaagcttTAGGGATAAATTGGAACCCAACAGAAGACAAATTTTCCTTCAAGGTTTCCTTGAAACCCAGGATAAGTTACACCAAACGAGACGTTCTATCTGACATTGCAAAATTGTATGATCCTCTTGGCTTAATTGGCCCCATAATATGCAAGGCAAAAATCTTTATGCAAAGACTGTGGCTACTTAGACTAAAATGGGAAGACAAGTTACCAGATTCAATCGCAACCGAATGGCGTAATTTTGTGATATCCTTAAAGGAGAtagaaaatattaaagtgcagcGTTACCTAGAAAATGAAGACGGTGACACATTAAAATTACACGGTTTCGCAGATGCTTCAGAAGCTGCTTACGGAGCAACTATTTATCTTCAGAGCATTTCTGAATCTCATGAAGTGTCCTCGCATCTAATATGTAGCAAATCTCGGGTAGCTCCACTGAAGAAAATGTCAATTGCCCGTTTAGAACTCTCCGCTTGTCACCTACTCGCAGAATTAACACAAAAAAccttaaaatctttgaaaatgaaTATCAAGGAAGTCATCTTGTGGTCAGATTCCACCATTGCACTTGCGTGGATCAAAACTCCTTCGCATCAATTAAAGACCTACGTTGGCAACAGAGTTTCTACCATTCAACAAATTACTGAAGCCTACCATTGGAAACATGTAGCATCCGAACAGAACCCTTCAGACTTGATCTCACGCGGAGCAAGCAGCTCTCAACTCTCATCTTTGTGGTTTAAGGGTCCAGAATTTCTACAACAAGACATGTCGGAAGAGAAAATGACAGAAACCTCTACAAATTATCTAGACTCTAACACCTATGAAATTGAACTCAAAAAGAATATTTGTTTGACATTAACGAAAGACACTTCGTTTATTGAGACAGTCCTAAATATTTCTAACAGTTTTTCTACAATTATTCGcacattatgttttattttcagatttgcCAAGGGCCGAAGCAGCTCTAAGGGTCAGATAAGTATCCAAGAGTTGGAGCAGTCCACTAAATTCTTGATTAAATCTGTTCAAGAAGTGGAATTCACAGAAGAAATAGAACTGCTGAAGAAAAACGAATCAGTAGCTCGGAAaagtaaacttaaatttttaaatccatttctAGATAAGGACTCAATTCTTAGAGTGGGAGGTAGGTTAAATAATTCCAACTTAAATTTTGATCATAAACATCCAATTATTTTACCTAAGAGCCATAAACTCActtcaataatttttgaatatttccatAAAAAGTACTTACATTTGGGTCCACAATCATTGCTGCATCATGTTCGCATGCAATATTGGCCAATTAATGGTAAAAGTACTGCACGAAAGATAGTTCATGAATGCATTAcgtgtttcaaaaataaacctGTTACTGCACAACAAATTATGGGTAATCTTCCATCTGAAAGGACCAAccctaattttacatttaatgttgcGGGAGTTGACTTTTGTGGTCCGTTTGAAATTAAATACAAGAACCAAAGAAAGGGAATCTATTCCAAAATTTACttagctttatttatttgtttggctACAAAAGCTATTCACATTGAATTAGTCACAGAGCTGACTTCAGAAGCTTTCATAGCTGCTCTAAAGCGTTTTTTTGCTCGCAGAGGGAAAAGTTCAACTATTATGTCAGATAATGCCGCTAATTTTAAAGGTGCAGATTCGGAGTTAAAAAGATGGTTATCACTTGTTACTAAGCAAAATAGcagtttttctaattatttaactTCTGAATCagtaatttggaaatttattCCTCCCAATTCCCCAAATTTTGGAGGTTTGTGGGAAGCTGGTGTTAAGTCGGTTAAATaccatttgaaaagaaatttaaacaatgtTAGACTTACAATAGAAGAATTTTTGACTATCGTTATTCAAATAGAAGGCATATTAAATTCGCGTCCTTTAACTCCCTTGCCATCAGATTCTAATGAATACGAAGTTCTCACTCCAGACCATTTCTTAATCGGTCGTCCAATTAACGCAATTCCAGAGCCACAATTAATTGATACTAATGAAAACCACTTGTCAAGATGGCAAAAACTTACAAGGTACTCGCAATTGATATGGAAAAGTTGGCAAAGAGATTATCTAAATCATCTCCAAAACCGTACTAAGTGGTGTTTCAAACAAGGTAATATTCCTATTGGTACTATGGTTCTTCTTAAAGATGATAACTTACCCCCAGGTAAATGGACCTTGGGCAGAATTATACAGACTACACCTGGTTCAGATGGAAATATTAGGGTGGTCAAAGTAAAAACATCATCAAATATTTACACAAGAGGGATATCAAAGATATGTGTCCTGCCAGGACAAAAGGAGTGTTAA